Proteins co-encoded in one Arachis hypogaea cultivar Tifrunner chromosome 11, arahy.Tifrunner.gnm2.J5K5, whole genome shotgun sequence genomic window:
- the LOC112723723 gene encoding uncharacterized protein: MSLSCLTCGQILQRVNSERDDYYLPENNASFRKPSRQVERTWSGNISPPQKLGGAMAKIKAEHRRANSASDAGPRLVRSSGMRRDWNFEDLNDQQQEKRIRIY, from the coding sequence ATGAGTCTTAGTTGCCTAACATGTGGTCAAATTCTTCAAAGGGTTAATTCTGAGAGAGATGATTATTATCTTCCTGAAAACAATGCTTCTTTTAGAAAACCATCTAGACAGGTTGAAAGAACTTGGTCCGGGAACATATCTCCACCACAAAAACTCGGCGGCGCCATGGCCAAGATCAAAGCGGAACATCGTCGCGCCAATAGCGCGAGCGACGCCGGGCCGAGGTTGGTGAGGAGCAGTGGAATGAGAAGAGATTGGAACTTTGAGGATTTAAACGATCAACAACAAGAGAAGCGAATTAGAATATATTGA
- the LOC112719756 gene encoding transcription factor MYC2, whose protein sequence is MTDYRSTPTMNLWNDENSSVMEAFMSSSDLSSLWLPPPQSAASTSTSAAPPPPQQQQPPPPPPFNQETLQHRLQALIEGARESWTYAIFWQCSYDYSNGLTLLGWGDGYYKGEEDKGKAIKATSFEQQQHRKKVLRELNSLISGPSASGDEAVDEEVTDTEWFFLISMTQHFVSGTGLPGQAFFNSNPVWVAGPERLLGSGCDRARQGQSFGIQTIVCIPSANGVVELGSTELIYQNPDLMSKVKVLFNFSNSSGDVAGSWPLSSADQGENDPSSLWLNDPSSSAGGIEIRDSVNTAATTTVANNKTVPVVSNPGSSSVVTEAPKNPQQNQGFVLKELNFSSSLKPESGEILSFGENKKGSYGVNSNNGGNNLFSVQSQSQFVSDENKKRRSPTSRSSIEDGILSFTSGVILPASNAKSGGGGGGDSDHSDLEASVVKEAVEPEKRPRKRGRKPANGREEPLNHVEAERQRREKLNQRFYALRAVVPNVSKMDKASLLGDAISYINELKSKLQGLESEKGELSKQLEDSKKELELASKNSGAAQAAPPPLPAPPDKEQRSRAGVNGKLIDLEIEVKIIGWDAMIRIQCSKKNHPAARLMAALKDLDLEVHHASVSVVNDLMIQQATVNMGSRFYTQEQLMLALSSKVGGGGDAK, encoded by the coding sequence ATGACGGATTACCGGTCGACGCCAACGATGAATCTCTGGAACGATGAAAACTCCTCCGTCATGGAAGCCTTCATGAGCTCCTCCGACCTCTCCTCTCTCTGGCTCCCTCCGCCACAATCCGccgcctccacctccacctccgcagcaccaccaccaccacagcaacaacaaccacctcctcCACCGCCGTTCAACCAGGAAACCCTTCAGCACCGACTCCAAGCCCTAATCGAAGGCGCAAGAGAGAGCTGGACCTACGCAATCTTCTGGCAGTGCTCCTACGACTACTCCAATGGCCTCACACTCTTAGGTTGGGGCGACGGTTACTACAAAGGCGAAGAAGACAAAGGCAAAGCCATAAAAGCGACGTCGTTTGAGCAGCAGCAACACCGTAAGAAGGTCCTTAGAGAATTAAACTCTTTAATTTCAGGTCCTTCAGCTTCTGGCGACGAAGCGGTAGACGAAGAAGTAACCGACACCGAATGGTTCTTTCTTATATCCATGACTCAGCATTTCGTAAGCGGAACAGGCCTTCCTGGTCAGGCTTTCTTTAATTCGAATCCGGTTTGGGTTGCCGGTCCTGAACGGTTATTAGGCTCGGGCTGTGACCGGGCCCGGCAAGGTCAGTCGTTTGGGATACAGACCATAGTTTGTATACCTTCAGCAAACGGCGTGGTTGAGTTGGGTTCCACGGAACTCATTTATCAGAACCCGGATCTGATGAGTAAGGTGAAGGTGTTGTTCAATTTTAGTAACAGTAGTGGTGACGTGGCTGGATCCTGGCCCTTGAGTTCTGCAGATCAAGGAGAGAACGATCCTTCTTCGTTGTGGCTCAACGACCCTTCTTCTTCGGCTGGTGGGATCGAAATTCGAGATTCTGTTAATACGGCTGCGACTACGACGGTTGCCAACAACAAAACGGTGCCGGTTGTATCCAATCCTGGCTCCTCCAGCGTGGTAACTGAAGCTCCGAAGAATCCGCAACAGAATCAAGGGTTTGTGCTGAAGGAATTGAATTTCTCGAGCTCGTTAAAGCCGGAATCTGGCGAGATTCTGAGTTTTGGAGAGAATAAGAAGGGTTCTTATGGTGTAAACAGTAATAACGGTGGAAACAATTTGTTCTCTGTTCAGTCTCAGTCGCAGTTTGTCTCCGAtgagaacaagaagaggagatccCCTACTTCTCGGAGCAGCATTGAGGATGGAATACTGTCTTTTACTTCCGGCGTGATCTTGCCGGCTTCGAATGCGAAGTCCGGTGGCGGCGGAGGCGGAGATTCGGATCATTCGGATTTGGAAGCTTCTGTGGTGAAGGAGGCCGTTGAGCCGGAGAAGAGGCCGCGAAAGAGAGGGAGGAAGCCGGCAAACGGAAGGGAGGAGCCGCTCAATCATGTGGAGGCAGAGAGGCAGAGAAGGGAGAAGCTCAATCAGAGGTTTTATGCTCTTCGAGCCGTGGTTCCCAATGTGTCGAAGATGGACAAGGCTTCGCTGTTGGGAGATGCTATCTCATACATCAACGAATTGAAATCGAAGCTACAAGGGCTGGAATCGGAGAAAGGCGAATTGAGCAAGCAATTGGAAGATTCCAAGAAGGAGCTGGAGCTGGCTAGTAAGAATTCAGGGGCTGCACAGGCCGCCCCACCGCCTCTTCCTGCGCCACCGGATAAGGAACAAAGGAGTCGTGCTGGAGTAAATGGGAAATTGATTGATTTGGAGATTGAGGTGAAGATTATTGGTTGGGACGCCATGATTAGGATCCAATGTAGCAAGAAGAACCACCCCGCAGCGAGGCTGATGGCGGCGCTGAAGGACCTGGACTTGGAAGTGCACCATGCCAGTGTGTCAGTGGTGAATGATTTGATGATTCAGCAGGCTACGGTGAACATGGGAAGCCGGTTTTACACACAGGAGCAGCTCATGTTAGCGCTATCATCCAAAGTTGGCGGCGGCGGAGATGCTAAGTAG